One Coccinella septempunctata chromosome X, icCocSept1.1, whole genome shotgun sequence genomic window carries:
- the LOC123321444 gene encoding 26S proteasome non-ATPase regulatory subunit 6-like isoform X2 has translation MDPEEMKEQSIEKVPNLEVAYLIHHLQSVDDDPLAEKLKKMLEDNDMTPMYDRLCHTFSWCTPDNPRLSHMQLANMTTLFYLEGALFRAGDKAEKIDWMLKKAEYYSKIGDKISALRTFEEAFKLSIPLGTLMDALFHVVRIGMFYLDYKLMHYKLHILKGLMYHEVNWERRNRMKIYEGVYCISIRQFHTACYLFLDTISTFSSYEIMNYARFIRYTVYLSVMVLPRRSIKKKIIENHRVRETLSSDPETESFLFSLYNCNYAEFFITLAKIEHRLKTDHYFHMHYQYYIREMKIIAYTQLLESYRSLSISNVAENFGVSEEYIEKDISLFICSGRLCCQINRLTNTIETNRPDKKNRQFQLIIKQGDLLLNRIQKLSRVIEI, from the exons ATGGATCCAGAAGAAATGAAAGAGCAGAGTATTGAAAAAGTTCCTAATTTGGAAGTTGCTTACCTCATTCATCACCTACAAAGTGTAGATGATGATCCACTTGctgagaaattaaaaaaaatgctggAGGACAACG ATATGACGCCCATGTATGATAGACTATGTCATACTTTCAGTTGGTGTACTCCTGATAACCCACGGCTTAGTCATATGCAATTAGCCAATATGACAACATTATTTTATCTTGAAGGAGCCCTCTTTAGGGCAGGAGATAAAGCAGAAAAGATTGACTGGATGTTAAAGAAAGCTGAATATTATAGTAAAATTGGGGATAAGATATCAGCGCTACGCACTTTCGAAGAAGCTTTTAAGTTATCAATCCCTCTTGGTACTCTTATGGATGCCCTTTTTCATGTTGTTAGAATCGGAATGTTTTATCTAGATTACAAACTCATGCATTACAAgttacatattctaaaagg CTTAATGTACCATGAGGTGAATTGGGAGAGAAGAAAcagaatgaaaatttatgagGGTGTTTATTGTATTAGTATTAGACAATTTCACACTGCTTGCTATTTGTTTTTGGATACAATTTCTACTTTTTCTTCTTATGAAATAATGAATTATGCTCGTTTTATAAGATACACAGTTTATTTATCAGTGATGGTTCTGCCTAGGCGTTCTATCAAAAAGAAG ATAATTGAGAATCATCGTGTCAGAGAAACTCTTAGCAGTGATCCTGAAACAGAATCATTTCTGTTTTCCCTGTACAATTGTAACTATGCAGAATTTTTCATTACTTTAG CTAAGATTGAGCACCGACTAAAAACAGACCATTATTTCCATATGCACTATCAGTACTATATTcgagaaatgaaaattattgcTTACACACAATTATTGGAGTCCTACAGATCTTTATCAATTTCAAATGTTGCTGAAAACTTTGGTGTTAGTGAAGAGTACATTGAAAA GGATATTTCGCTTTTTATTTGTTCAGGTCGCCTTTGTTGTCAAATAAATCGCTTGACAAATACAATAGAAACAAATAGACctgataaaaaaaatcgtcaattTCAGTTGATCATAAAGCAAGGAGATTTACTTTTAAACAGGATTCAAAAATTGAGTCGTGTTATTGAGATTTGA
- the LOC123321444 gene encoding 26S proteasome non-ATPase regulatory subunit 6-like isoform X1, with the protein MLGPGSFHFHLEIMDPEEMKEQSIEKVPNLEVAYLIHHLQSVDDDPLAEKLKKMLEDNDMTPMYDRLCHTFSWCTPDNPRLSHMQLANMTTLFYLEGALFRAGDKAEKIDWMLKKAEYYSKIGDKISALRTFEEAFKLSIPLGTLMDALFHVVRIGMFYLDYKLMHYKLHILKGLMYHEVNWERRNRMKIYEGVYCISIRQFHTACYLFLDTISTFSSYEIMNYARFIRYTVYLSVMVLPRRSIKKKIIENHRVRETLSSDPETESFLFSLYNCNYAEFFITLAKIEHRLKTDHYFHMHYQYYIREMKIIAYTQLLESYRSLSISNVAENFGVSEEYIEKDISLFICSGRLCCQINRLTNTIETNRPDKKNRQFQLIIKQGDLLLNRIQKLSRVIEI; encoded by the exons ATGCTTGGACCTGGAAGTTT CCATTTTCACTTAGAAATAATGGATCCAGAAGAAATGAAAGAGCAGAGTATTGAAAAAGTTCCTAATTTGGAAGTTGCTTACCTCATTCATCACCTACAAAGTGTAGATGATGATCCACTTGctgagaaattaaaaaaaatgctggAGGACAACG ATATGACGCCCATGTATGATAGACTATGTCATACTTTCAGTTGGTGTACTCCTGATAACCCACGGCTTAGTCATATGCAATTAGCCAATATGACAACATTATTTTATCTTGAAGGAGCCCTCTTTAGGGCAGGAGATAAAGCAGAAAAGATTGACTGGATGTTAAAGAAAGCTGAATATTATAGTAAAATTGGGGATAAGATATCAGCGCTACGCACTTTCGAAGAAGCTTTTAAGTTATCAATCCCTCTTGGTACTCTTATGGATGCCCTTTTTCATGTTGTTAGAATCGGAATGTTTTATCTAGATTACAAACTCATGCATTACAAgttacatattctaaaagg CTTAATGTACCATGAGGTGAATTGGGAGAGAAGAAAcagaatgaaaatttatgagGGTGTTTATTGTATTAGTATTAGACAATTTCACACTGCTTGCTATTTGTTTTTGGATACAATTTCTACTTTTTCTTCTTATGAAATAATGAATTATGCTCGTTTTATAAGATACACAGTTTATTTATCAGTGATGGTTCTGCCTAGGCGTTCTATCAAAAAGAAG ATAATTGAGAATCATCGTGTCAGAGAAACTCTTAGCAGTGATCCTGAAACAGAATCATTTCTGTTTTCCCTGTACAATTGTAACTATGCAGAATTTTTCATTACTTTAG CTAAGATTGAGCACCGACTAAAAACAGACCATTATTTCCATATGCACTATCAGTACTATATTcgagaaatgaaaattattgcTTACACACAATTATTGGAGTCCTACAGATCTTTATCAATTTCAAATGTTGCTGAAAACTTTGGTGTTAGTGAAGAGTACATTGAAAA GGATATTTCGCTTTTTATTTGTTCAGGTCGCCTTTGTTGTCAAATAAATCGCTTGACAAATACAATAGAAACAAATAGACctgataaaaaaaatcgtcaattTCAGTTGATCATAAAGCAAGGAGATTTACTTTTAAACAGGATTCAAAAATTGAGTCGTGTTATTGAGATTTGA